The following proteins are encoded in a genomic region of Hyla sarda isolate aHylSar1 chromosome 3, aHylSar1.hap1, whole genome shotgun sequence:
- the MB21D2 gene encoding nucleotidyltransferase MB21D2 isoform X2: MVQKLDQKLPVANEYLLLSGGVREGVVDLDLDELNVYARGTDYDMDFTLLVPALKLHDRNQPVTLDMRHSALCHSWLSLRLFDEGTITKWKDCCTIVDHINGATNYFFSPTKVADWFHESISIVLSEIQKKPQRGMPKVEKVEKNGTIITIILAVGSSRMMYDIVPVVSFKGWPAVAQSWLMENHFWDGKITEEEVISGFYLVPACSYKGKKDNEWRLSFARSEVQLKKCISSSLMQAYQACKAIIIKLLSRPKAISPYHLRSMMLWACDRLPANYLSQDDYAAHFLLGLIDDLQHCLVNKMCPNYFIPQCNMLEHLSEETVMLHARKLSSVRSDPAEHLRTAIEHVKAANRLTMDIQRRGSTTSIPSPQSDSGDNNQPDDRLAKKLQQLVTENPGKSISVFINPDDVTRPHFRIDDKFF, translated from the coding sequence ATGGTTCAGAAACTAGACCAGAAGTTGCCTGTGGCCAATGAGTATCTCCTGCTTTCAGGCGGTGTTCGAGAAGGAGTCGTTGACCTGGATCTGGATGAGTTAAATGTTTACGCCCGTGGAACAGACTATGACATGGATTTCACTTTACTTGTGCCAGCTTTAAAACTTCATGACCGAAACCAACCAGTCACACTGGATATGCGTCATTCTGCCCTTTGTCATTCATGGCTCAGCCTTCGATTGTTTGATGAAGGGACCATCACCAAATGGAAAGATTGTTGCACGATAGTTGACCACATCAACGGGGCTACTAACTATTTTTTCTCCCCTACTAAAGTTGCAGATTGGTTCCATGAATCGATCAGCATTGTGTTGTCTGAGATCCAGAAGAAACCTCAGAGAGGGATGCCCAAGGTAGAGAAGGTTGAAAAGAATGGCACCATTATTACAATCATTTTGGCCGTTGGAAGCAGTCGAATGATGTACGATATTGTTCCAGTGGTTTCCTTCAAAGGTTGGCCAGCTGTAGCTCAAAGTTGGCTAATGGAGAACCATTTTTGGGATGGCAAGATTACAGAAGAAGAAGTAATAAGTGGCTTCTATTTAGTGCCAGCTTGTTCCTATAAAGGTAAAAAAGATAATGAATGGAGATTGTCCTTTGCCAGAAGTGAAGTCCAACTGAAGAAATGCATTTCCAGTAgcttaatgcaagcctatcaaGCTTGTAAAGCCATAATCATTAAGCTTTTATCAAGACCAAAAGCTATCAGTCCGTACCATCTTCGAAGTATGATGCTATGGGCATGTGATAGACTTCCGGCTAACTACTTGTCCCAAGATGACTATGCTGCCCATTTTCTTCTGGGACTTATTGATGATCTGCAGCATTGCTTAGTGAACAAAATGTGCCCCAATTACTTCATTCCTCAGTGCAATATGCTAGAGCACCTTTCAGAGGAGACTGTTATGTTACATGCTAGGAAGCTCTCTTCTGTGAGATCCGATCCAGCAGAACACCTCCGAACAGCCATAGAACACGTCAAGGCAGCAAACAGGCTCACCATGgatatccaaaggagagggagcACCACCAGCATACCATCCCCGCAGTCCGACAGCGGAGACAATAACCAACCTGACGACCGGTTAGCCAAAAAATTACAGCAGCTAGTGACTGAGAACCCAGGAAAGTCCATCTCTGTCTTCATTAACCCCGACGATGTAACCAGGCCTCACTTTAGGATTGATGATAAGTTTTTCTGA